In Sulfuriferula plumbiphila, the genomic window CAGGTGACGAAGAAGGAAATAATGAGTCCCGACGCCATGGTCAGCGACAGCGCCTTGAAAAACGCGCCGGTCACGCCGGTCAAAAACGCCAGCGGCAAAAAGATGATGATGGTGGAAGCCGACGAGCCCGCCAGCGGGCGCATGAATTCCATCGCCGCCGCCATCACCCGGCCATGATGACGTTCTCCGGTGGCACCGCGCAGCCGCCGCACGATGTGCTCGATCATCACAATCGCATCGTCGATAATCAGCCCCACTGCCGCCGCCATGCCGCCCAGGGTCATGATGTTGAAGCTCATGCCCAGGGCATACAGCAACACCACCGTCGCCGCCAGCACGGTGGGCACGACAATCGCGGCGATCAGGGTGATTTTGATGTTGCGCAGAAAGGCGAACAGCACCAGCACCGCCAGCCCGGTACCGATCATGATCGCATCGCGCACGCTGGCGGCAGAGTCCAGTACCAGCACGCTCTGGTCGTACCAGTTGGCGAGCTTCACCCCCGGCGGCAGTTGCGACTGATACGCGGCGAGCTTGGCATGCACATCGCGGGCAATCTGCACGCTGTTACTGCCGGGCTGCTGGTAGATGTTGAACAGCACCGCCGGGCGGCCATCGGCATTCACCTTGATCCACTGCGGCACGACGCCATCGCTCACCTGCGCCACATCGTCCAGGCGCACAATGCCGCTGGTTCCGCTGCGGATGACCGTGTTGCCGATCTGGCGCACATTTTTCAGGCGCGCGTCGGCAATCGCCAGATACAGCTTGTAGTGGTCTTCCAGCCGCCCCACCGCGGTGACCACATTGGCCGCGCTCAAAGCCTGCGCCACGTCCGTCAGTGTCAGCCCGTACGCCAGCAGCTGTGCCGGGTCCACGGTGACCTGGTACTCCTCCTGCGCACCGCCCATCACCTGGATGCGCGCCACGCCGTTGACGCTGGACAGCAGCGGGCGCAGCTGATAACGCGCCAGATCGTAGAGCGCGGTTTGCGATTGCGTGGTCGAGGTCAGGCTGTACGCCAGAATCGGAAATATCGTCGGGTCCATGCGCTTGGTCGCCAGCTGGGTACCCGGCGGCAGATTCGGCAGGATTCGGGTAATCGCCTGATTGACCTGCGAGGTCGCCAGCCCCATGTCGATGCCCCAGTCGAAGCTCACCGACACCTCCGCCGTACCCCGGCTGGTGGTGGAACGCACACCGCGCACGCCGGGCACGCGTCGCACCGCCTCCTCCACCGGCTGGGTCACTACCAGCATCATCAGATCCGCCGGGCGGTCACCCGCGTCCAGCGATACCAGCACGCGCGGAAAATCCACGTTGGGGAACAGGGTCACCGGCAGTTTGAACGCGGCCAGCACGCCCGCGACTGCCAGCAACACCAGCAGAAAAAGAATCGAACGCCGATGTCCTTGCATCCACTGGGTGAAGTTCATCGCCCGCTCCCGCGTACCGCCATGCCGTCCTGCAATTCATAATTGCCCAGACTGACCACCGGCTGGCCGGGATTAAAAGCGCCGCTCACTGCCACCATTCCGCCCTGCTCCAGCCCGGTGTGCACCTTAACGCGGTGTGCCTTGCCTGCTTGCACCTGAAACAGATAAGCCCCCTGCGCATCGCGCAGCACCGCGGAGCGCGGCACCACCCAGGCAGGCTGCTGGCCGAGCTGGATTTTGGCGCGCACGCGCGTGCCGGCAATCAACCCGCCATTGGGCACTTCCACCAGCACGTCCACGAACTGGGTTTGCGGATTGATCATGCCAAACACCTGTGCCACCCGTCCCATTACCCTGCGCGCCTCATTAAACACCGACGCCACACTCACTGCCATGCCCGGACGCACCCGCATCACGTCTTCCGGCTCCACCCCCAGCACCACGCGCTGACCGCCGGCACGCGCCAGCTGCAGCACCGGCGCGCCGGCAGCCAGGCGGTCGCCCTGCGCGGCCGAAATGCTCACCACCACGCCGTCAAACGGCGCAGCTACGCGTTCCTGACTGCGCCCGTTGCCCATTTTTTGCTGTGCCTGCAACGCAGCCTGGGCATTTGCCCAGGTCTTTTGCGCCGCTGCAAGTTGCGATTGCGTGGCCAATTGCTGGCCCACCAGTTGCTCGATACGCGTCACTTCGCTCGCGGCAAAGCGCACCGCCACACTGGCCTGCCGGTAGCTCAACGCAGCATCCGGGCCGGTACCAAATTCCAGCAGCGGTGTGCCTTTTTTCACCACTTGCCCGGCATTCACCAGCAGGCTGACCACCTGTCCGGCGCGCGGCAGATTGATGTTTTGCAGGCTGCGCGTATCCGGCGACACCACTCCGTAGCCGGATATCGTCTCGGTCATCATCTGCTGTTTCAGCGCCACGGTTTGCACCGCCACGCTGGCGGCATCGGCTGCCCACGCCGGGCTGGCTGCAAGCAGCCAGCCCAACAAAAAAATTCCACGGCGCATTATCGGGCTCTCCTGTTGCTGGCTTGTTCGGGAAGATCTGGGCCCAGCAGGGTTTCCAGCGCGATCTGTTGTTCCATCAACGCTTCCTGCAAATTGATGACTTCGGTTTGTTTATCCAGCAACGCGATTTGCAGCCGCACATAATCCGCAGCCGCCAGATTGCCCGCGTGGAACGCCGCCTCGGCGCGCCGGGCAACGGTTTGCAGTTGTTTCACACCCTGGCGTGTGCGCTGCAGCTGGGTTTGCAGCAGGGGCTGATTTTCCAGCGCGGTGGCGACTTCGCTGTAGGCACTGTTGAGGCGCCCCTGGTATGCATCGAACAATTTTGTGCGGGTGGCATTTTCAATCGCGATATTGCCGCGGTTGCGGTTGAAAATCGGCAGGCTCATGGTCAAGCCAAAGCCCATGGTATACAAGCCGCTGGTGTCGCGCGCCCGGGTCAGCCCGACGGTGAGCGCCGGAAACTGCGCCAGTACCGCACCGCGAAACTTTTCTTCCTGGGAGCGATAGCCCGCCTGCAGCGCCTGCAAATCCGGGCGCTGATTGAGCCGCTCGACCAGCCCGCTTTGCACCG contains:
- a CDS encoding efflux RND transporter periplasmic adaptor subunit, with the protein product MRRGIFLLGWLLAASPAWAADAASVAVQTVALKQQMMTETISGYGVVSPDTRSLQNINLPRAGQVVSLLVNAGQVVKKGTPLLEFGTGPDAALSYRQASVAVRFAASEVTRIEQLVGQQLATQSQLAAAQKTWANAQAALQAQQKMGNGRSQERVAAPFDGVVVSISAAQGDRLAAGAPVLQLARAGGQRVVLGVEPEDVMRVRPGMAVSVASVFNEARRVMGRVAQVFGMINPQTQFVDVLVEVPNGGLIAGTRVRAKIQLGQQPAWVVPRSAVLRDAQGAYLFQVQAGKAHRVKVHTGLEQGGMVAVSGAFNPGQPVVSLGNYELQDGMAVRGSGR